A genomic window from Leptospira broomii serovar Hurstbridge str. 5399 includes:
- the acpS gene encoding holo-ACP synthase translates to MKISIGNDIVENDRIRDLLEKHGERFLKRVFSETEIQYCTGRKDPVPHLSGRFCVKEAFIKAIEAGEKVALDMREIELFGKEFGKKELVLHGKSKELFIEKGYSGVSVSISHAENYSTAVVVLYKE, encoded by the coding sequence ATGAAAATTTCCATCGGGAATGATATCGTAGAAAACGATCGGATTCGAGACCTCCTGGAAAAACACGGCGAGCGGTTTTTAAAGCGGGTCTTTTCGGAAACCGAGATTCAATACTGCACGGGCAGAAAAGACCCTGTTCCCCATTTAAGCGGTAGATTTTGTGTCAAAGAAGCCTTTATCAAAGCGATCGAAGCCGGTGAGAAGGTGGCTTTGGATATGAGGGAAATCGAGCTTTTCGGGAAAGAATTCGGAAAAAAAGAATTGGTACTTCACGGAAAATCGAAAGAATTGTTCATCGAGAAAGGTTATAGCGGCGTCTCTGTTTCGATCAGTCACGCGGAAAATTATTCCACCGCCGTAGTAGTTCTTTATAAGGAGTGA
- a CDS encoding tetratricopeptide repeat protein → MVSESFKETLKLYNDGLQLYKNRKFTEALGLFKKALEITPGDGPSKKYIGRCEAFIAEPPPQDWDGVFEMKTK, encoded by the coding sequence ATGGTCTCCGAATCGTTTAAGGAAACTCTCAAATTATATAACGACGGCCTCCAGCTTTATAAGAACCGGAAGTTTACGGAAGCGTTGGGATTGTTTAAAAAGGCCTTGGAAATTACTCCCGGAGACGGACCTTCCAAAAAATATATAGGCCGTTGCGAAGCATTTATCGCAGAACCGCCCCCCCAGGATTGGGACGGCGTATTTGAAATGAAGACGAAATAA
- a CDS encoding bactofilin family protein, translating into MSKKASTVTKPTRTVTEHGTISTVLGRETSFSGILNFRRPLEISGEFHGEIESEGFLLVSEGAKVKANIKAGTVVVGGEITGNVIATQRLEMLPTGKVNGNIKTAKLQIADGVVFEGNCEMILPNKD; encoded by the coding sequence ATGTCCAAAAAAGCTTCTACCGTAACCAAACCCACACGAACCGTCACCGAACACGGAACCATCTCGACGGTTTTAGGACGAGAAACGTCTTTTTCGGGTATCTTGAACTTCCGTAGGCCCTTGGAAATTTCGGGAGAATTCCATGGAGAAATAGAATCGGAAGGATTTCTTTTGGTAAGCGAAGGCGCCAAAGTTAAGGCAAATATTAAGGCTGGGACGGTCGTGGTTGGAGGCGAAATCACCGGAAATGTGATCGCGACGCAACGATTGGAAATGCTACCCACCGGAAAAGTAAACGGGAATATCAAAACGGCAAAACTACAGATTGCGGACGGCGTCGTGTTCGAAGGCAACTGTGAAATGATACTTCCCAATAAAGATTGA
- the rpsB gene encoding 30S ribosomal protein S2, with protein MSVISMKNLLETGVHFGHQTRKWNPKMAPYVFTARNGIHIIDLQKTVQKAKEAYDALKRLTSEGKKVLFVGTKKQARGAIEREAIRSNMYFINNRWPGGLLTNWNTVKKSIARLKKLEAMETENTFEKEVKTKKEILSLRRESEKLRKTLGGIKDMVSIPDILFVIDPKKEEIAVKEARKLGLKIFAVVDTNCDPELIDYPIPGNDDAIRAISLFLETMSNAVIEGTGGVVEQPRFSEDLDSEALALEYQGEYDESGKFIMDEDADRLKKAEDAAAAAAAATAGTTETTEPTIAATIEIDKNE; from the coding sequence ATGTCAGTAATTTCCATGAAAAACCTTCTGGAAACCGGAGTTCACTTCGGCCACCAGACTCGCAAATGGAATCCAAAAATGGCTCCCTATGTCTTCACAGCAAGAAACGGGATTCATATCATCGATCTTCAAAAGACCGTACAGAAAGCTAAAGAAGCTTACGACGCTCTCAAACGTCTGACGAGCGAGGGAAAGAAAGTCCTTTTTGTCGGAACTAAGAAGCAAGCTCGCGGAGCAATCGAAAGAGAAGCGATCCGCTCCAATATGTATTTCATTAATAATCGTTGGCCGGGCGGTCTCTTAACGAATTGGAATACGGTTAAAAAATCCATCGCAAGATTAAAAAAATTGGAAGCGATGGAAACCGAAAATACTTTCGAAAAGGAAGTAAAAACCAAAAAGGAAATCCTCTCTCTTCGTCGTGAATCCGAAAAACTTCGGAAAACATTGGGCGGCATAAAAGATATGGTTTCGATTCCGGACATACTGTTTGTGATCGATCCTAAGAAAGAGGAAATTGCAGTTAAAGAAGCTCGTAAACTCGGACTTAAAATCTTTGCGGTCGTCGATACAAATTGCGACCCTGAATTGATCGATTATCCGATTCCGGGAAATGACGATGCGATTCGTGCCATCTCTCTCTTCCTTGAGACGATGTCCAACGCAGTCATCGAAGGAACCGGCGGTGTCGTAGAACAACCTCGCTTTAGCGAAGATCTGGATTCCGAAGCTCTTGCTCTGGAATACCAAGGCGAGTATGATGAAAGCGGTAAGTTCATTATGGACGAAGACGCTGATCGTCTGAAAAAAGCCGAAGATGCGGCAGCAGCCGCAGCAGCAGCTACCGCCGGTACTACGGAAACGACCGAGCCTACAATTGCGGCAACGATCGAAATCGACAAGAACGAGTAG
- the tsf gene encoding translation elongation factor Ts, with the protein MSASTTDLIKELRDRTGAGLMDCKKALVENNNNVDKSADWLREKGIAKAAKKAGRVTKEGRTVSYIHGDGKIGVLLELNSETDFVSRNEGFEALGKELCLQIAAMAPIYVSEDQVPAEDIEREKKVIEAQLKEEGKKPEQIEKIVPGKIKKYFSEVCLLNQAFIKDNAKTVDDLVKESIAKFGENITVARFTRYQVGGL; encoded by the coding sequence TTGTCAGCATCTACCACAGACCTGATTAAGGAACTTCGTGACCGGACCGGCGCGGGGCTCATGGATTGCAAGAAAGCTCTTGTAGAAAACAATAATAACGTCGATAAATCCGCGGATTGGCTCCGTGAAAAGGGAATTGCGAAGGCTGCAAAAAAGGCCGGCCGCGTAACAAAAGAAGGTCGGACCGTTTCCTATATTCACGGAGACGGTAAAATCGGCGTTCTTCTGGAACTCAATTCCGAGACGGATTTCGTTTCCCGTAACGAAGGCTTCGAGGCTTTGGGAAAGGAACTTTGTCTTCAGATTGCGGCAATGGCTCCCATATACGTCAGCGAAGATCAAGTTCCCGCAGAGGATATCGAGCGTGAAAAAAAAGTGATCGAAGCGCAGCTAAAGGAAGAGGGCAAAAAGCCGGAACAAATCGAAAAGATCGTTCCTGGAAAAATTAAGAAATATTTTTCCGAAGTTTGCCTACTCAACCAAGCATTTATCAAAGACAATGCTAAGACGGTCGACGATCTGGTTAAGGAGTCCATCGCGAAGTTTGGCGAAAATATCACCGTAGCTCGCTTTACCCGTTACCAGGTAGGCGGCCTGTAA
- the pyrH gene encoding UMP kinase has protein sequence MAQETAKYKRILIKLSGEALAGEGEFGIDSKKTHSLAEELKEVHALGVEISIVVGGGNLIRGANLVKVGIDRATADYMGMLATIQNALALQDACEKKGLYTRVQSAIDIHSVAESYIRRRAVRHLEKKRIVIFAGGIGNPYFTTDTAASLRAVEVGCELILKATKVDGVYEADPKKDPTAKRYSQVSFMESIKRRLQVMDSTALSLCMENNMPIIVFDIFKRGNLKDLVVGKEIGTLISNSEDIQIDGE, from the coding sequence TTGGCACAGGAAACCGCAAAGTACAAGCGTATCTTAATCAAACTCTCCGGCGAAGCCCTTGCCGGAGAGGGCGAGTTCGGAATCGATAGTAAAAAGACTCATTCCTTGGCGGAAGAATTGAAGGAAGTTCATGCTCTCGGGGTGGAGATTTCCATCGTAGTCGGAGGCGGGAACCTAATTCGAGGAGCCAATTTGGTAAAAGTCGGGATCGACCGAGCCACTGCCGATTACATGGGAATGCTAGCGACCATTCAAAACGCGTTAGCTTTGCAGGATGCTTGCGAAAAAAAAGGACTCTATACTAGGGTTCAATCCGCTATAGATATTCATTCCGTTGCCGAGAGCTATATTCGGAGGCGTGCCGTTCGCCACCTAGAAAAAAAACGAATCGTTATTTTTGCCGGTGGAATCGGTAACCCCTATTTCACCACGGATACCGCGGCTAGCTTAAGAGCGGTCGAAGTCGGTTGTGAATTGATCCTCAAGGCGACCAAAGTGGACGGAGTTTACGAAGCCGATCCTAAGAAGGATCCGACCGCAAAACGCTACAGCCAGGTTTCGTTTATGGAATCGATCAAAAGACGGTTACAGGTCATGGATTCTACCGCGCTTAGCTTGTGTATGGAAAACAATATGCCCATTATCGTATTTGACATTTTTAAGCGGGGCAATTTAAAAGATCTGGTCGTCGGGAAGGAAATCGGTACTTTGATTTCTAACTCGGAGGATATACAGATCGATGGCGAATGA
- the frr gene encoding ribosome recycling factor, which translates to MANDELLNTMKSKMDKTVELLRKDFAGIRTGRANPALIEDIKVEYYGALTPINQLGNISVPEPRLLVISPYDKGIIKDIEKGIQASGLGLQPTNDGSVIRIVIPELTGERRKELAKVVKSKSEEKKVAVRNIRRDTLEDLKRHSEGISQDELKSVQDQVQKITDSYIDKISAVTADKEKEITTI; encoded by the coding sequence ATGGCGAATGACGAACTTCTAAACACAATGAAGTCCAAAATGGACAAGACGGTGGAACTCCTTCGTAAGGATTTTGCCGGGATTCGGACGGGAAGAGCCAACCCCGCTCTTATCGAAGATATTAAAGTAGAATACTACGGCGCCCTGACTCCGATCAATCAACTCGGTAATATCTCCGTTCCCGAGCCCAGATTGCTCGTGATTTCTCCGTACGATAAGGGAATCATTAAGGATATAGAAAAGGGCATTCAAGCTTCTGGTCTCGGACTCCAACCTACGAACGACGGCTCCGTTATTCGTATAGTTATTCCCGAACTAACCGGGGAAAGACGAAAAGAACTGGCAAAAGTCGTCAAATCGAAATCCGAAGAGAAGAAGGTTGCGGTTCGCAATATTCGTAGGGACACTCTAGAAGATTTGAAAAGACATTCCGAGGGAATATCTCAGGATGAATTAAAGTCTGTTCAAGATCAGGTGCAAAAGATTACCGATTCTTACATCGATAAAATCTCCGCAGTCACGGCCGACAAGGAGAAGGAAATCACCACAATCTAA
- a CDS encoding isoprenyl transferase, which yields MISSSSKLPRHVAVIMDGNGRWAAAKGLPRSQGHRAGADAIDRLMDASLAIGLENVSLYAFSTENWKRPITEIKSIFDLLVEFIESRLDTIAERGIRIMHSGSRKRLSAKVLTKIDHAIEVTRKNRNLTVNFCLNYGSQEELLTAVGNLIEERRKNKVSSGKAVTTKELEKYLYTYPLPPVDLLIRTAGEQRLSNFLLWQSAYAELFFSETLWPEFDRKNLELALEWFAGRTRKFGGLENG from the coding sequence GTGATTTCTTCTAGTTCTAAACTTCCCCGCCATGTGGCGGTCATAATGGATGGAAATGGCAGATGGGCCGCGGCCAAAGGTTTGCCTCGATCTCAAGGTCATCGTGCCGGAGCGGATGCGATCGACCGGTTGATGGACGCTAGTCTTGCGATCGGTTTGGAAAACGTTTCTCTATATGCGTTTTCTACCGAAAACTGGAAACGTCCGATTACCGAAATTAAATCGATTTTCGATCTGCTTGTGGAATTCATCGAATCTCGCTTGGATACCATTGCCGAAAGGGGAATTCGAATTATGCATTCGGGTTCCCGTAAACGTTTATCCGCTAAGGTCTTAACGAAGATCGATCATGCCATAGAAGTAACGAGAAAAAATCGTAATTTAACCGTAAACTTTTGCCTGAATTACGGCTCGCAAGAGGAGCTGCTCACTGCAGTCGGGAATTTGATCGAGGAGAGGCGTAAGAATAAAGTCTCATCCGGAAAGGCGGTCACCACTAAAGAACTTGAAAAATATTTGTATACGTACCCTCTTCCTCCCGTAGATTTACTGATCAGAACTGCCGGAGAACAGAGGCTATCCAATTTTCTCCTATGGCAATCCGCATACGCGGAGCTTTTTTTCAGTGAAACGCTCTGGCCCGAGTTCGACAGAAAAAATCTTGAACTCGCATTGGAATGGTTCGCAGGAAGAACTCGAAAATTTGGAGGTTTAGAAAATGGGTGA
- a CDS encoding phosphatidate cytidylyltransferase, which translates to MGETPKRILSAAVLVVLYLFMIFYRDFYYLQTLILLGVGGVIGLTEFYRLSDRQQDGRPFKGTGIFFFLVILLLYYFRFVAAQNKFEAPMVFQRNFKFFVPPFDAVILAFILLFITSFVLQILRRPLDGAIFSVSSTVLGVFYAAVPLGHLLLLLGMNDGIYYIFLVSVATFLTDVGGYFGGRWFGRNPAGLAISPKKTWEGYVSGIIIAALSVFLLNFIWEKNTGVATPVGGAEVLLISLILSIVGVIGDLLESAMKRDAKVKDSGNLIPGHGGILDRADALLLTVPMLYFYLQIKGALGFPV; encoded by the coding sequence ATGGGTGAAACGCCGAAACGGATCCTATCCGCCGCAGTACTTGTAGTCCTTTATCTTTTCATGATTTTCTATCGTGATTTTTATTATCTTCAAACGTTAATTCTTCTTGGAGTCGGCGGAGTGATAGGGCTGACCGAGTTCTATAGGCTTTCCGATCGCCAGCAGGACGGACGACCTTTTAAGGGAACCGGAATTTTTTTCTTCCTTGTGATTTTGTTGCTGTACTACTTTAGATTCGTCGCGGCCCAAAATAAGTTCGAGGCTCCGATGGTCTTTCAAAGGAACTTTAAATTCTTCGTGCCCCCGTTCGATGCAGTTATACTTGCATTTATCTTATTGTTCATCACGAGTTTCGTGCTGCAAATTTTGAGGAGACCTTTGGACGGAGCCATTTTTTCCGTTAGCTCCACCGTCTTAGGAGTTTTCTATGCGGCGGTTCCGTTGGGACATTTGCTCTTACTTCTAGGAATGAATGACGGAATTTATTATATCTTTCTTGTTTCGGTTGCCACGTTCTTAACGGACGTAGGCGGATATTTTGGCGGTCGATGGTTCGGGCGAAATCCGGCGGGATTAGCGATTTCTCCTAAAAAAACCTGGGAGGGTTACGTCTCGGGAATCATTATCGCGGCGCTCTCCGTATTTTTACTGAATTTCATTTGGGAAAAAAATACGGGCGTAGCTACTCCTGTGGGGGGAGCCGAAGTATTGCTGATTTCCTTGATTCTTTCCATTGTAGGCGTAATCGGAGACCTTTTGGAATCTGCAATGAAGAGGGATGCCAAAGTAAAGGACTCCGGCAATCTAATCCCGGGACACGGCGGAATTTTGGATCGAGCTGATGCTCTTCTTCTAACGGTTCCTATGCTCTATTTTTATCTTCAGATCAAAGGGGCCTTGGGCTTTCCAGTCTAA